DNA from Chryseomicrobium sp. FSL W7-1435:
ACAAGGTCTTCTGTTGTTTATATTAGGTATTATCTTTCTGTCACTGACTCTTCGATCGCCACTAACAGCAGTTGGACCAGTCACTGAATTCATTCAAAATAACTTAATGATGTCAACAACACTTGTGGGTCTATTAACCACTATTCCGTTACTTGCCTTTGCGGTAGTTTCTCCCTTTGCACCAAAGGTAGCTAGACAAATCGGTACGGAAGCAACGCTATTATGGTCAATTGTATTATTGATCGCAGGTATTGCACTGCGTTCAGGTGGCTCGATTACATTATTAATCTTTGGAACAGCCATCATTGGTGTGGCCATTGCTTTTGGTAATGTATTGCTACCTTCTATTATTAAAGACCGTTTTCCACTACATGTCGGACTGTTAACTGCTGTTTTTTCAGTAGTGATGAACTTGTCAGCTGCACTTGGAGCAGGTATTGCCTACCCAGTAGCCGCTGAAACATCATTTGGTTGGCAGGGTGCCTTAGGCATTTGGGCTTTTCTTGGAGTACTTGCGGTTGTCATCTGGCTTCCTCAGTTAAAGCATCGTAAAACAGAACCTGTAGATGCGGCAGCTGAAATCGTGGACAATCCATCGATCCTTAAATCGCCTGTTACATGGAGTGTAACTCTGATGATGGCACTTCAGTCTTTAATTTTCTATACGACAGCTGCATGGCTTCCTGCTATGTTGATTGAAAAGGGAATGAATCCAGATTCAGCGGGTTATATGTTGTCATTCATGCAGTTTGCACAATTACCAATGACCTTCATTGCCCCAATCCTAGCTTCCAAAATGGTGAATCAACGACCACTCGTCTGGTTCTTCAGTATTTTATATATTATTGGATTTACGGGACTTCTTCTAGATTCGCAAGGTGCTTTAATTGTACTTTGGATGATCTTGATTGGATTTGCAGGAGGTACGTCATTTGCGCTAACGATGATGATGTTCACTCTACGTACAAAAACTGGAATGGAAGCAGCAGAACTTTCGGGTGTTGCTCAGTCCATCGGTTATTTGCTTGCGGCGGCAGGCCCTGTATTATTCGCATTTGTGAATGAGTCTACTGGTAGCTGGTATGTACCAACTATCCTGTTTATTATCACATGTGTACTGTTACTAATTGTGGCTCTTCATGCAGCTGGTAATCGTTTTGTAAGAAATTAATCAAGTAAATAAAAACTCTGATTCGGATGAAAATCCAAATCAGAGTTTTTTTTAGTCACGATTATTCTTTTCAATATGCTCTTGAATCTCTTTGAATCGTTGAATTTCTTTCTTTGAGATAGGTATAGGTTCCTTCTTCAACAATTTGTACATCGCTACTATTAATAGAAGTAGAATAACGGTGAACGGAAGTGCCGAAATGAGAGACGCAGTTTGAAGGGCACCTAAGCCACCAGCGAATAACAAGATACCGGCTATTAGCGCCATTAATACACCCCACACGAGCTTGAGTGAAGTGGCAGGGTTCAAACTGCCCTTACTAGTCATACTTGCTAGAATAAACGTAGCAGAATCTGCTGACGTTACTAAGAACGTGAAAATCAACAGGATAGCAAGTAGTGAAGTAATGGTGCTGAACGGCAATTGATTAAACGTTTCAAACAGAGCCAGTGTTAGATCAGCATTTACTGCCTCGGCGATTCCTGCATTTTCATTTAGATCTTTGTATAGTGCAGTACCACCAAAAATAGCTATCCAAATCATGGCTATCGTTGGAGGAATAACCATAACCCCAGCAATGAACTCGCGAATAGTTCGTCCTCGAGATACACGCGCAACAAACGCACCTACAAAAGGAGACCAGGCAATTGCCCATGCCCAATAGAAGATTGTCCAGTCTTTAACCCAGACACCTTGCTGATAAGGTTGAAGGCGCAAGCTATATTGAACAAAATTACTGATATAATCACCAAGTGCCAACACAAACGTTTCTAAAATGAAAACAGTAGGACCTGTTACAAAAACAAAAAGGGAAAGAAGAATCGCAAGTGACAAATTCAAATTGCTTAAATATTTGATTCCCTTAGAGAGGCCTGTAGAAGCAGAGAACATGTAAGCTACAAACATGACGGCTATTAGGATAATCTGCACCCAAAAAGCGTTTGGTACATTAAATACTGCATTCAATCCACCATTCATTTGTAAAATACCTAAACCGATTGACGTAGCAAGTCCCATGACGGTAGCTACAACAGCTAGGACATCAATTGTTCCTTTTACAGCGGGTTTTGTTCCTGTAACGGGTTCTAATGCGGTAGACACAAGACCATTTTGTTTTTTACGGAATTGCAAGAAGCCAATTACTAATCCTACCATAGCAAAGACGGACCATTGACTGATACCCCAATGGAAGAATGAATAAGCCATTGCAAGACGTGCACCAGGTTCTGTCTGAGCTTCAGTGGTAGCAAATGGACTTGTAAAGTAGTGGCTCATTGGTTCGGCAACTCCCCAAAAGACAAGACCTGCTCCAAAACCAGCAGAAAATAGCATCCCAATCCACGTGAAGAAATTGAATTCTGGTCGTTCGTGCTCGCCACCTAATCGTATTTTTCCATATTTACTAAAAGCCAAGAAAATGAGAAAAGCGATAATGATAAAAACGGCTAATAAATAAAACCAACCAAAATTCACCGTTGTAAATCCAAATAAAGCACCTGCCACTTGTTCAAACTGTTCAGGTAAGATGGCCCCGATTACTACAAAAAAGCCGATGATACTCGCCGAGATAACAAATACTTTGTTTTTCCACATAGACGCACTCAATATA
Protein-coding regions in this window:
- a CDS encoding MFS transporter gives rise to the protein MTKPTKQQGLLLFILGIIFLSLTLRSPLTAVGPVTEFIQNNLMMSTTLVGLLTTIPLLAFAVVSPFAPKVARQIGTEATLLWSIVLLIAGIALRSGGSITLLIFGTAIIGVAIAFGNVLLPSIIKDRFPLHVGLLTAVFSVVMNLSAALGAGIAYPVAAETSFGWQGALGIWAFLGVLAVVIWLPQLKHRKTEPVDAAAEIVDNPSILKSPVTWSVTLMMALQSLIFYTTAAWLPAMLIEKGMNPDSAGYMLSFMQFAQLPMTFIAPILASKMVNQRPLVWFFSILYIIGFTGLLLDSQGALIVLWMILIGFAGGTSFALTMMMFTLRTKTGMEAAELSGVAQSIGYLLAAAGPVLFAFVNESTGSWYVPTILFIITCVLLLIVALHAAGNRFVRN
- a CDS encoding BCCT family transporter, with protein sequence MWKNKVFVISASIIGFFVVIGAILPEQFEQVAGALFGFTTVNFGWFYLLAVFIIIAFLIFLAFSKYGKIRLGGEHERPEFNFFTWIGMLFSAGFGAGLVFWGVAEPMSHYFTSPFATTEAQTEPGARLAMAYSFFHWGISQWSVFAMVGLVIGFLQFRKKQNGLVSTALEPVTGTKPAVKGTIDVLAVVATVMGLATSIGLGILQMNGGLNAVFNVPNAFWVQIILIAVMFVAYMFSASTGLSKGIKYLSNLNLSLAILLSLFVFVTGPTVFILETFVLALGDYISNFVQYSLRLQPYQQGVWVKDWTIFYWAWAIAWSPFVGAFVARVSRGRTIREFIAGVMVIPPTIAMIWIAIFGGTALYKDLNENAGIAEAVNADLTLALFETFNQLPFSTITSLLAILLIFTFLVTSADSATFILASMTSKGSLNPATSLKLVWGVLMALIAGILLFAGGLGALQTASLISALPFTVILLLLIVAMYKLLKKEPIPISKKEIQRFKEIQEHIEKNNRD